A DNA window from Mucilaginibacter xinganensis contains the following coding sequences:
- the thrS gene encoding threonine--tRNA ligase — translation MINITLPDGSVRQYEKGISSMQIAQSISEGLARNVLAAEVDGQVWDASRPIEADAHVKLLTWNDAQAKATFWHSSAHLMAEALEALYPGTKFGIGPAIETGFYYDVDFGEREFSSDEFKLIEDKIIELAKTKEEYIRKPVSKADAIEYFTEKGDEYKLDLLKDLPDGSITFYTQGNFTDLCRGPHIPNTGFIKAVKLMSVAGAYWRGDESRKQLTRIYGVTFPKASELTDYLHLLEEAKKRDHRKLGKEMELFAFSEKVGMGLPLWLPKGAALRERLTNFLQKAQVKAGYEQVITPHIGHKNLYVTSGHYEKYGADSFQPIKTPQEGEEFFLKPMNCPHHCEIYKTKPRSYKDLPVRYAEFGTVYRYEQSGELHGLTRVRGFTQDDAHLFCRPDQVKDEFKKVIDLVLYVFNALGFDNYTAQVSLRDPNNKAKYIGTDENWALAESAIIEAAEEKGLPTVVEYGEAAFYGPKLDFMVKDALGRKWQLGTIQVDYNLPERFELEYTGSDNQKHRPVMIHRAPFGSLERFVAVLIEHCAGNFPLWLSPEQFIILPISEKYEDYAKKLSESLKDSDICGLIDFRDEKIGRKIRDAEVKKIPYMLIVGEKETNEGLVSVRKHGQGDMGSMSIEEFKQQIIKEITV, via the coding sequence ATGATTAATATTACACTCCCTGACGGTTCTGTTCGTCAGTATGAAAAGGGCATTTCGTCCATGCAGATCGCACAATCGATCTCCGAAGGATTAGCAAGAAACGTGTTAGCAGCCGAAGTTGATGGCCAGGTTTGGGACGCAAGCCGCCCAATTGAAGCCGACGCCCATGTGAAACTTTTAACCTGGAATGATGCCCAGGCAAAGGCAACGTTTTGGCATTCATCAGCTCACCTGATGGCCGAGGCGCTGGAAGCGCTTTATCCCGGAACAAAATTTGGAATAGGACCCGCGATTGAAACAGGATTTTATTACGATGTGGATTTCGGCGAGCGTGAATTCTCATCTGATGAATTTAAGCTGATAGAAGACAAGATAATTGAGCTGGCTAAAACCAAAGAGGAATATATCCGTAAGCCGGTTAGCAAGGCCGACGCTATTGAGTACTTTACTGAAAAAGGCGACGAGTACAAGCTCGACTTATTAAAGGACCTGCCAGATGGCTCGATTACCTTTTATACACAAGGCAATTTTACAGATTTATGCCGCGGGCCACACATCCCGAATACTGGTTTTATAAAGGCTGTAAAGCTGATGAGTGTTGCTGGTGCGTACTGGCGCGGTGATGAAAGCCGCAAGCAGCTAACCCGTATTTACGGTGTTACCTTCCCTAAAGCAAGCGAGCTTACTGATTACCTGCATTTGCTGGAAGAAGCAAAAAAACGCGATCATCGCAAGCTTGGTAAAGAAATGGAGTTATTTGCCTTTTCAGAGAAAGTAGGCATGGGCTTGCCATTGTGGTTGCCAAAAGGCGCTGCATTACGGGAGAGGTTGACGAATTTTCTTCAAAAGGCACAGGTAAAAGCCGGTTACGAACAGGTTATTACGCCGCATATCGGTCATAAAAATCTGTATGTAACATCTGGCCATTATGAAAAGTATGGAGCCGATTCGTTCCAGCCAATAAAAACACCGCAGGAAGGTGAAGAGTTCTTTTTAAAACCAATGAACTGCCCGCACCATTGCGAGATTTACAAAACAAAACCCAGGTCATACAAGGATCTTCCCGTTCGCTATGCCGAGTTTGGAACTGTTTATCGTTATGAACAAAGCGGTGAATTGCATGGTTTGACCAGGGTACGCGGTTTTACACAGGATGATGCACACTTGTTTTGCAGGCCCGACCAGGTAAAAGATGAATTTAAAAAAGTTATTGACCTGGTGTTATATGTATTTAATGCCTTGGGATTTGACAACTATACAGCGCAGGTATCGCTTCGCGATCCTAACAACAAAGCTAAATATATCGGCACTGACGAGAACTGGGCTCTTGCAGAATCGGCAATTATTGAAGCAGCTGAAGAAAAAGGCCTGCCAACAGTAGTTGAGTACGGCGAAGCTGCTTTTTACGGGCCTAAGCTTGACTTTATGGTAAAAGATGCCCTGGGAAGAAAATGGCAGCTTGGAACTATCCAGGTTGATTATAACTTGCCCGAGCGTTTTGAATTGGAGTACACCGGTAGTGATAACCAAAAACACCGGCCGGTAATGATTCACAGGGCACCTTTTGGTTCGCTGGAACGTTTTGTGGCTGTGTTAATTGAGCATTGTGCAGGTAATTTCCCGTTATGGCTTTCGCCCGAGCAATTTATTATTTTGCCGATCTCGGAAAAATATGAAGATTATGCAAAAAAACTTTCAGAATCGTTAAAAGATTCCGATATTTGCGGGCTTATTGATTTCAGGGATGAGAAGATCGGGCGAAAAATCCGTGATGCTGAAGTCAAAAAAATCCCTTATATGCTGATTGTGGGAGAAAAAGAAACCAACGAAGGTTTGGTATCTGTACGTAAACATGGTCAGGGAGATATGGGAAGTATGAGCATAGAAGAATTTAAACAACAAATAATTAAAGAAATAACAGTATAA
- a CDS encoding response regulator → MNYNNVEILFVEDSTDDAMLTIRALRKSGFSNSLHHVTDGAEALDFIYCRGMYGLRNVNDKPKLILLDLKMPKITGLEVLATIKADPNNRFIPVVILTSSKEDPDIQKCYALGANSYITKPVESDNFFNAIKEIGLYWMVLSQLPNN, encoded by the coding sequence ATGAATTATAACAACGTTGAAATTTTATTTGTTGAAGACAGCACCGACGACGCAATGTTAACCATAAGAGCGCTTAGAAAGAGTGGATTTTCAAATAGCCTGCATCATGTAACTGACGGGGCGGAGGCACTTGATTTTATTTATTGCAGGGGGATGTATGGGTTAAGGAACGTTAACGATAAGCCTAAGCTGATTTTACTCGATTTGAAAATGCCTAAAATAACGGGATTGGAGGTTCTGGCGACAATAAAAGCCGACCCGAACAACCGTTTTATACCAGTGGTGATCCTTACTTCCTCAAAAGAAGATCCCGATATTCAAAAGTGTTACGCACTTGGTGCTAATAGCTATATTACCAAGCCAGTTGAGAGCGATAATTTTTTTAATGCGATTAAAGAAATAGGGCTTTATTGGATGGTATTAAGCCAGTTGCCCAATAATTGA
- a CDS encoding serine hydrolase, with product MLKNILFLFLLMVNIPAFAQHPDTVFLERLLKSHPELFSGILNHPAHNEVQILYTRIDRDKNNVPHFTSYSYRLNARHYFYPASTVKLPTAIFALEKLNELNLPGLNMRSVMKTDSSFKGETKMLEDTSAANGLPSIENYIKKILLVSDNYAYNRLYEFVGRKEINDKLKKYGLNNTRIIGRLSVYDGCEAARHTNAIDFYQDNKLIYHQPAQYDTNSYPMHLDNMIQGKGYLDKNDKLVMQPFDFTDKNVYAIADMQSVLKRLLFPGSFPRRQQFNLKPNDYQFIYRYMSMFPGESKKPSYNQPGYYPAFCKFLLYGADSTAAINPDIRIFNKVGDSYGYDIDNAYIVDFKHNVEFILTAVVQSNEDGIYNDNKYEYDTVCLPFMKNLGRVIYEYELNRTKKFTPDLSKFKFKY from the coding sequence ATGCTAAAGAACATTTTATTTCTTTTTTTATTGATGGTAAATATTCCTGCTTTTGCGCAACATCCGGATACGGTATTCCTGGAGCGCTTATTAAAATCACACCCGGAACTTTTTAGCGGGATCCTGAACCACCCTGCACACAACGAGGTCCAGATTTTATATACCCGGATTGATCGCGATAAAAATAACGTACCGCATTTCACCTCATATAGCTACCGGCTTAATGCCAGGCACTATTTTTACCCGGCCAGTACCGTAAAACTGCCAACTGCCATATTCGCGCTTGAAAAACTTAATGAATTAAATCTCCCAGGCCTGAATATGCGCTCAGTGATGAAAACCGACAGCTCTTTTAAAGGTGAAACTAAAATGCTTGAAGATACTTCAGCAGCTAATGGCTTACCAAGCATCGAAAATTACATTAAAAAAATCCTTCTCGTAAGTGACAATTACGCCTATAACAGGCTTTATGAGTTTGTCGGCCGCAAGGAGATCAACGATAAATTAAAAAAATATGGGTTAAATAATACCCGGATTATTGGCCGCCTTTCTGTTTACGATGGTTGTGAAGCCGCCCGGCATACCAACGCCATTGATTTTTACCAGGACAACAAACTGATTTATCATCAGCCGGCGCAATATGATACAAATAGTTATCCCATGCACCTGGACAATATGATACAAGGTAAGGGCTACCTCGACAAAAACGACAAACTGGTTATGCAGCCATTTGATTTTACAGATAAGAATGTTTATGCCATTGCAGATATGCAATCTGTTTTAAAGAGGTTATTATTTCCCGGTTCATTCCCCAGGCGACAACAGTTTAATTTAAAACCAAATGATTATCAATTCATTTATCGTTACATGAGCATGTTTCCCGGCGAAAGTAAAAAACCATCTTACAACCAGCCCGGCTACTATCCCGCTTTTTGCAAATTCCTGCTTTATGGTGCGGATAGCACTGCGGCGATAAACCCGGATATAAGGATCTTTAATAAAGTGGGCGACTCTTATGGCTATGATATTGACAATGCATATATCGTTGATTTTAAACATAATGTGGAATTTATTTTAACTGCTGTTGTGCAGTCAAATGAAGATGGGATCTATAATGATAATAAATATGAATACGACACCGTTTGCCTGCCATTTATGAAAAACCTCGGGCGGGTTATTTACGAATATGAGTTAAACCGGACGAAAAAATTCACGCCTGATCTCTCCAAGTTTAAATTCAAATATTAA
- a CDS encoding SRPBCC family protein yields the protein MAITALQRIPNDNKETATINLNWPERYISIAAGVKLSFSGIRNIFKSPFTSLLKLGAGGYLVNRGISGHCELYSQAGKVSTSPVNVNIRTSFSVNRSRMEVYAFWRKLDNLPLFMNHLESVDLIDDKRSHWVLKLPTGVANVSWDAEIVHDDPGYMIGWSSLPDSIIDNAGKVRFRDTEDGGTLVDVVISYQPPAGGIGASLAHIFNPVFKKLVDDDVQNFKQYMDIVEKEGVIIVL from the coding sequence ATGGCAATTACAGCATTACAGCGCATCCCCAACGATAATAAGGAAACCGCTACTATAAATTTGAATTGGCCCGAACGTTATATTTCAATAGCTGCCGGAGTTAAACTAAGTTTTTCGGGCATCAGGAACATTTTCAAAAGCCCGTTTACCAGCCTGCTTAAACTGGGTGCCGGCGGTTACCTGGTAAACAGGGGCATCAGCGGTCATTGCGAACTTTATTCGCAGGCGGGAAAGGTTAGCACCTCCCCTGTTAATGTAAATATCCGGACGTCCTTCTCCGTTAACAGGTCAAGAATGGAAGTCTATGCCTTCTGGCGCAAACTGGATAACCTGCCCCTGTTTATGAATCACCTCGAAAGTGTAGATTTAATTGACGACAAACGGTCGCATTGGGTATTAAAACTGCCTACAGGTGTGGCTAACGTTAGTTGGGACGCAGAAATTGTACATGATGATCCTGGTTACATGATTGGCTGGAGCTCGTTACCGGACTCTATAATCGATAATGCCGGAAAGGTTCGTTTTCGTGATACAGAAGATGGCGGTACATTGGTTGACGTAGTTATAAGCTATCAGCCTCCTGCTGGTGGTATTGGCGCAAGCCTGGCACACATATTTAATCCGGTATTTAAAAAGTTAGTTGACGATGATGTACAAAACTTTAAGCAATACATGGATATAGTTGAAAAAGAAGGTGTTATAATTGTATTATAG
- a CDS encoding ATP-binding protein gives MGERTTSNELIIANLRLALQNEEKGKRAQELVIANKELAFQTKEKGKRAKELIIADKELAYQTKEKGKRAEELLIANKELAYQTEEKGKRAEELLIADKELAFQTEEKGKRAEELIVANKELAFQNKEKKNRAAELIIADKELAYQTKEKGKRAEELLIANKELAYQTEEKGKRAEELVIADKELAFQTKEKRKRAEELLIANKELAYQTEEKGKRAEELIIADKELAFQTKEKGKRAEELVVANKELAFQNKEKKNRAAELIIANKELVFQNKEKEKRAAELHIANKELAFQNTEKENRAAELIIANKELVFQNGEKERRAAELIIANKELAFQNQEKENRAAELIIANKELVFQNEEKEKRAAELHIANKELAFQNTEKENRAAELIIANKELVFQNQEKEKRAAELIIANKELAFQNQEKENRAAELFIANKELVFQNQEKEKRAGELVIANTELKKAEEDVRKFNEKLEQKVIERTAQLEIANKELGSFSYSVSHDLRAPIRAINGYARILEEDYCDKFDEEGSKVLHSIMRNSKKMGELIDDLLAFSKLGRKQVAFMDINMGALVNAVKDDLLIDNDKSRIEFKIGKMPPAKGDQSLIKQVWINLVSNAIKYSKYKPKTCIEIGAYEKDDLVCYFVKDNGAGFNMQYYDKLFGVFQRLHLQEEFEGTGIGLAIVQKIINRHGGTVWATSQVNEGSQFYFSLPCLNS, from the coding sequence ATGGGTGAAAGAACTACTTCAAATGAATTAATCATAGCTAATCTCCGGCTTGCACTCCAAAATGAAGAGAAAGGAAAGCGGGCGCAGGAACTTGTGATCGCAAATAAAGAGCTGGCTTTTCAAACTAAAGAAAAAGGCAAACGGGCAAAAGAACTGATCATTGCTGACAAAGAACTGGCGTATCAGACTAAGGAAAAGGGGAAGCGCGCTGAAGAATTACTCATTGCCAACAAAGAGTTAGCTTATCAAACTGAAGAAAAAGGAAAACGGGCTGAAGAACTACTTATTGCAGATAAAGAGCTTGCCTTCCAAACTGAGGAAAAGGGGAAACGGGCCGAAGAACTGATAGTCGCCAATAAAGAACTGGCTTTTCAAAATAAAGAAAAGAAAAATCGGGCAGCAGAGCTGATCATTGCTGACAAAGAACTGGCGTATCAGACTAAGGAAAAGGGGAAGCGCGCCGAAGAATTGTTGATTGCCAATAAAGAGTTAGCTTATCAAACCGAGGAAAAAGGCAAAAGGGCCGAAGAATTGGTTATTGCCGATAAGGAGCTTGCATTTCAAACAAAGGAAAAGAGGAAACGGGCTGAAGAATTACTCATTGCCAACAAAGAGTTAGCTTATCAAACTGAAGAAAAAGGAAAACGGGCTGAAGAACTAATTATTGCAGATAAAGAGCTTGCCTTCCAAACTAAGGAAAAGGGGAAACGGGCTGAAGAACTGGTAGTTGCAAATAAAGAACTGGCTTTTCAAAATAAAGAAAAGAAAAATCGGGCCGCAGAGCTGATCATCGCCAATAAAGAGCTTGTTTTTCAAAACAAAGAAAAGGAAAAGCGGGCCGCAGAACTTCATATTGCCAACAAGGAGCTGGCATTTCAAAATACGGAGAAAGAAAATCGGGCCGCAGAGCTGATTATCGCTAATAAGGAACTTGTTTTCCAAAACGGGGAAAAAGAACGCCGGGCAGCAGAGCTCATCATAGCAAATAAAGAACTGGCTTTTCAAAACCAGGAAAAAGAAAACCGGGCGGCGGAACTTATTATCGCAAACAAAGAACTTGTTTTTCAAAACGAGGAAAAAGAAAAGCGGGCCGCAGAACTGCATATTGCCAACAAGGAACTGGCCTTTCAAAATACAGAGAAAGAAAATCGTGCGGCAGAGCTGATTATCGCAAACAAAGAACTCGTTTTTCAAAACCAGGAAAAAGAGAAGCGGGCAGCAGAGCTCATCATAGCAAATAAAGAACTGGCCTTTCAAAACCAGGAAAAAGAGAATAGGGCTGCGGAACTGTTCATCGCTAACAAAGAACTGGTATTTCAAAACCAGGAAAAAGAAAAGCGGGCTGGCGAATTGGTAATTGCCAACACGGAGCTTAAAAAAGCAGAAGAAGATGTGCGCAAATTCAACGAAAAGCTGGAACAAAAGGTAATTGAACGAACAGCTCAACTGGAAATAGCAAATAAGGAATTGGGCTCGTTTTCCTATTCTGTGTCACATGACCTGAGAGCGCCGATAAGAGCAATTAATGGTTACGCCAGGATACTGGAGGAAGATTATTGCGACAAATTTGACGAAGAAGGGTCAAAAGTATTGCATTCTATTATGCGTAACTCGAAAAAGATGGGGGAGTTGATAGATGACCTGCTGGCATTTTCAAAACTAGGACGCAAGCAGGTAGCGTTTATGGACATTAATATGGGTGCACTTGTAAATGCAGTGAAAGACGACTTATTAATTGACAATGATAAGAGCAGGATCGAATTTAAAATAGGTAAGATGCCACCGGCAAAAGGAGACCAATCCCTAATTAAGCAGGTTTGGATAAACCTTGTTTCAAATGCTATAAAATATTCAAAATACAAGCCAAAAACATGTATTGAGATAGGCGCGTACGAAAAGGATGACCTGGTTTGTTATTTTGTAAAAGATAACGGCGCCGGTTTTAACATGCAATATTACGATAAGCTTTTTGGGGTTTTTCAGCGATTGCACCTGCAGGAAGAATTTGAAGGCACCGGCATCGGGCTGGCAATAGTGCAAAAAATTATAAACAGGCATGGCGGTACGGTTTGGGCGACATCCCAGGTAAATGAAGGGTCGCAATTTTATTTCAGTCTCCCATGCCTTAATTCCTAA
- a CDS encoding response regulator, whose amino-acid sequence MRTAFKILILEDNQSDVDLLQRELKRNGLYFVCEVVQTRESFENALDNYFPDIILSDFTLPAFDGISAFNIRQIKAPDTPFIIVSGSIGEERSVELIRDGVTDYALKDKLFSLCPKINRALADAAIRKEKKQTDTELKKQYEKLLKVAFLQSHQVRVPIANILGLYSLFNFENAEDPMNGKVLQMLKLVAEDLDKTIHEIVQNTSEIRDIIK is encoded by the coding sequence ATGAGAACTGCTTTTAAAATTTTGATACTGGAAGATAACCAAAGCGATGTTGATCTGCTGCAACGTGAACTTAAAAGAAATGGATTGTATTTTGTGTGCGAGGTGGTGCAAACCCGGGAATCATTTGAAAATGCGCTTGATAATTATTTCCCCGATATTATATTATCAGATTTTACACTCCCTGCATTTGATGGTATCTCAGCATTTAATATCAGGCAGATTAAGGCGCCTGATACCCCATTTATTATAGTGTCGGGATCAATAGGTGAAGAGCGTTCTGTTGAACTGATCAGGGACGGCGTAACTGACTATGCGCTAAAAGACAAGCTATTTTCACTGTGCCCCAAAATAAACCGCGCATTAGCTGATGCCGCAATCAGGAAGGAAAAAAAGCAAACAGATACTGAACTAAAAAAACAGTATGAAAAATTACTTAAAGTTGCGTTCCTTCAATCGCACCAGGTAAGGGTGCCCATAGCCAATATTTTGGGATTGTACAGTTTGTTTAATTTTGAAAACGCAGAGGACCCTATGAACGGTAAAGTGCTGCAAATGTTAAAGCTGGTAGCTGAAGACCTTGATAAAACCATCCACGAAATAGTACAGAATACCAGCGAAATAAGGGATATTATCAAATAG
- the rplT gene encoding 50S ribosomal protein L20, translated as MPRSVNAVASRRRRKRIMILAKGYWGSRSKVYTVAKNTVEKGLQYAYRDRKTKKREFRALWIQRINAGARQHGISYSQLMGKLTKSEIGLNRKVLADLAMNHPDAFKAVIDAVK; from the coding sequence ATGCCACGTTCAGTTAACGCAGTAGCGTCGAGAAGACGCCGGAAAAGAATCATGATCCTTGCAAAAGGATATTGGGGTTCACGCAGCAAGGTTTATACCGTTGCAAAAAACACAGTTGAAAAAGGTTTACAGTATGCGTACCGTGACCGTAAGACCAAGAAAAGAGAATTCAGAGCTTTATGGATCCAGCGTATTAACGCAGGTGCCCGTCAGCACGGAATTTCTTACTCTCAATTAATGGGTAAATTAACTAAAAGTGAAATTGGTTTAAACCGTAAGGTGTTAGCTGATTTGGCTATGAATCACCCAGATGCTTTTAAAGCAGTTATTGATGCAGTAAAATAA
- a CDS encoding TonB-dependent receptor plug domain-containing protein — translation MKKNYFFIIAGLGLAQSLLFSKAAYAQDSTRVLNDVVVTATRSAKKQSEIGRVVTVITSEQINRSAGKTLPQLLNTVPGITFSGSENAPGISSSVYLRGASTGNTLILVDGFAVNNSSSIEGAYDLNAFPLDQIERIEILKGSGSTLYGSDAVAGVINIITKHPKEQGLKTNLQASGGTYNTFNQAAGLNGKINKTGIALNLSNTDSKGFAAATDTLGTGNFKKDGFHQRSASLNLTQQVSEKFMINGNLQASYNKGNLPAGAFTDDQGYTYNNTFIFGGIGGKLQLDKGDLKFNISQNSVKNNYNDLAGASNFNTASYQKNSGSITNFDVLLNYNINKYLDITSGESFRYYSSTQLSTYDTLKNLRNSINSIYTSLFFKAGIFHMELGGRYNLDSKYGTNFTYTVNPSLYLADQFKVFGTIASAFKTPSLYQLFSQYGNDALRPETTTSYEAGFDWELIKNTLSFNTVFYKYDTKDVIYFKNLADAPYGIYENGSFQKDKGFESELKLNLDKFTASAYAAYVTGKQTDVTGKETNNLYRRPKNTFGANVYYQFIKSFSAGLNYKYTGDRSDTKFNADYSSSIVTLKHYNLVDAHLQYDVDKHLGLFADLKNLFNAKYTDWVGYNTRGFNFMAGIRYRVN, via the coding sequence ATGAAAAAAAATTACTTTTTTATTATTGCGGGCCTCGGGCTTGCACAGTCGCTGCTTTTTAGTAAAGCGGCCTATGCCCAGGACTCAACCAGGGTTCTTAATGATGTAGTAGTAACTGCTACGCGGTCGGCAAAAAAACAATCGGAAATTGGCCGGGTAGTCACCGTTATTACCAGTGAACAGATTAACAGGTCGGCCGGGAAAACCTTACCGCAGCTATTGAATACTGTCCCGGGAATTACTTTTTCAGGATCAGAAAACGCGCCGGGGATCAGTTCATCTGTATATCTGAGGGGCGCTTCAACAGGCAATACATTGATACTGGTTGATGGTTTTGCGGTTAATAATTCATCATCAATTGAAGGTGCTTACGATCTAAATGCATTTCCGTTAGATCAAATTGAAAGGATAGAGATCTTGAAAGGCAGCGGATCAACCTTATATGGATCAGATGCTGTTGCCGGCGTGATCAACATCATTACAAAACATCCGAAAGAACAAGGATTGAAAACTAATTTGCAGGCAAGCGGGGGCACATACAATACCTTTAACCAGGCAGCTGGTTTAAATGGCAAAATTAACAAGACTGGGATCGCGCTAAATTTGTCAAATACAGATTCAAAAGGTTTTGCCGCAGCTACCGACACCCTGGGTACAGGGAACTTTAAGAAAGATGGTTTTCACCAAAGGTCGGCGAGTTTAAATTTGACCCAACAGGTGTCAGAAAAATTTATGATCAACGGGAACCTGCAAGCCAGCTACAACAAAGGTAATTTGCCGGCCGGTGCTTTTACCGATGATCAGGGCTATACTTATAACAACACGTTTATTTTTGGCGGCATAGGCGGTAAGCTTCAGTTAGATAAAGGCGACCTCAAATTTAACATCAGCCAAAATAGCGTAAAAAATAATTACAACGATTTGGCCGGAGCATCTAACTTCAATACAGCTTCGTATCAAAAGAACAGCGGTAGTATAACCAATTTCGATGTATTGCTTAATTACAACATTAATAAATACCTGGATATAACCAGCGGCGAAAGCTTTAGGTATTACAGCAGCACACAGCTAAGCACCTACGACACATTAAAAAACTTACGGAATAGCATAAATAGCATTTATACTTCACTTTTTTTTAAAGCAGGAATCTTTCACATGGAACTTGGTGGCCGGTACAACCTGGATAGTAAGTACGGGACTAATTTTACTTACACGGTTAATCCGTCGTTATACCTGGCAGACCAGTTTAAGGTATTTGGAACAATTGCTTCGGCATTTAAGACACCATCGTTATACCAACTATTTTCACAATATGGTAATGATGCCTTAAGGCCCGAGACCACAACCTCGTACGAAGCCGGGTTTGATTGGGAACTGATTAAAAACACCCTATCATTCAATACCGTATTTTATAAGTACGACACAAAGGATGTGATTTACTTCAAAAACCTGGCAGATGCTCCTTATGGTATTTATGAAAATGGCTCATTTCAAAAAGATAAGGGTTTTGAAAGTGAGCTTAAGTTAAATTTAGATAAATTCACTGCATCTGCTTATGCTGCCTATGTAACAGGTAAACAGACAGATGTAACGGGAAAAGAAACCAATAATTTGTATCGCAGGCCGAAGAATACTTTCGGAGCAAACGTGTACTATCAATTCATTAAAAGCTTTTCAGCTGGGTTGAATTATAAATATACCGGTGACAGAAGTGATACAAAATTTAATGCCGACTACTCAAGCAGCATTGTTACTTTAAAACATTACAATTTGGTTGACGCGCACCTTCAGTATGATGTGGATAAGCATCTTGGTCTCTTCGCTGATCTTAAAAACCTGTTTAATGCAAAATATACCGATTGGGTGGGCTACAACACCCGCGGGTTTAACTTTATGGCGGGTATCAGATACAGGGTAAACTAA
- the rpmI gene encoding 50S ribosomal protein L35 — MPKMKTNSSAKKRFKLTGTGKITRKNAYKSHILTKMSTKRKRNLTHTSLVSDADMGNVKRMLCIGK, encoded by the coding sequence ATGCCAAAAATGAAAACCAATTCCAGTGCCAAAAAGCGCTTTAAGCTTACTGGAACAGGTAAAATCACCAGGAAGAACGCCTACAAAAGCCACATCTTAACCAAGATGTCGACAAAACGTAAGCGTAACCTTACTCACACCAGTTTAGTATCTGATGCTGACATGGGTAACGTAAAACGTATGCTTTGCATAGGTAAGTAA
- the infC gene encoding translation initiation factor IF-3 codes for MALNKPFNRGPRLPFKKKEAEHNINQFIRAQEVRLVGDNVEQGIFSLRDALAIAEEQELDLVEISPNAVPPVCKVTDYNKFIYEQKKKLKEIKSNAKQTVIKEIRFGPNTDDHDFEFKLKHAIKFLEAGEKVRAYVHFKGRAIVYKEQGEILLLRFAQALEEVGKVEQLPKLEGKRMFLTVTPKAAKK; via the coding sequence TTGGCATTAAACAAACCTTTCAACAGAGGACCCAGGCTACCATTTAAGAAAAAGGAAGCCGAGCACAACATCAATCAATTTATCAGGGCCCAGGAGGTTCGTCTTGTAGGCGACAACGTGGAGCAAGGCATTTTTTCATTAAGGGATGCGTTGGCTATTGCTGAAGAGCAGGAGCTTGACCTGGTTGAAATATCGCCTAACGCAGTACCTCCGGTTTGTAAAGTAACGGACTATAATAAGTTTATTTACGAGCAGAAGAAAAAGCTTAAGGAAATAAAAAGCAATGCCAAGCAAACCGTTATTAAAGAAATAAGGTTTGGACCGAACACTGATGATCATGATTTTGAATTTAAATTAAAACATGCCATTAAGTTTTTGGAAGCAGGCGAAAAAGTTAGAGCTTACGTGCACTTTAAAGGCCGTGCTATAGTTTATAAAGAGCAGGGCGAAATTTTGCTTTTGCGCTTTGCACAAGCACTTGAAGAGGTAGGTAAGGTTGAACAATTGCCAAAGCTTGAAGGAAAACGGATGTTTTTAACCGTTACACCTAAAGCAGCTAAGAAATAG